A stretch of Mytilus edulis chromosome 11, xbMytEdul2.2, whole genome shotgun sequence DNA encodes these proteins:
- the LOC139495600 gene encoding calpain-5-like — MDRKVTYKKQDYESIKKTCLKKGDLFSDTEFRPNNKSIFFSKIDDDIEWKRPMDLCRSPKLIEDFSPYDLREGQFGNMWFVTAIGALISKRERVNKVIPHLKKQEWKGVMEKQDYAGVFEFCFWRFGETITIVVDDKLPTKNNKLLFCQSETREVFWCGLLEKAYAKVYGDYESLTNVDAIDALVDFTGGVAERINLRNVNLKDEKRRVTLFGKLKADCENKALMICYIQCIPGERGKELPQGFVLGHGYSITHVKEIINDKTQGQGKLLMIRLANPWVKDEWNGPWSENSKEWQKLEPPLEAELQVSKDKGEFW, encoded by the exons ATGGACCGAAAAGTTACGTACAAGAAACAGGATTATGAAtccattaaaaaaacatgtttaaagaaaGGAGACCTTTTTAGTGATACTGAATTCCGTCCAAATAACAAATCAATATTCTTTAGTAAAATTGACGATGATATTGAATGGAAAAGGCCGATGGATTTATGCAGATCGCCAAAGCTTATAGAAGACTTCAGCCCTTATGATTTACGCGAAGGGCAATTTGGAAATATGTGGTTTGTGACAGCCATTGGTGCACTTATATCGAAAAGGGAAAGGGTTAATAAG GTTATTCCACATCTGAAGAAACAAGAATGGAAAGGGGTCATGGAGAAGCAAGACTATGCAGGAGTGTTTGAGTTTTGTTTTTGGAGGTTTGGAGAAACTATTACCATTGTAGTGGATGACAAGCTTCCAACGAAGAATAACAAGTTATTGTTCTGTCAATCTGAGACTCGTGAAGTATTTTGGTGTGGTTTGCTAGAAAAAGCTTACGCTAA AGTGTATGGTGACTACGAGTCGTTAACAAACGTGGATGCAATAGATGCATTGGTAGACTTTACAGGTGGCGTTGCTGAAAGAATAAACCTACGCAATGTTAACCTAAAAGACGAAAAGAGACGAGTAACACTGTTTGGGAAATTAAAAGCCGACTGTGAAAACAAAGCACTTATGATTTGCTATATTCAG TGCATACCCGGGGAGCGTGGTAAAGAATTGCCACAAGGCTTTGTTCTCGGGCATGGCTACAGCATAACTCATgtcaaagaaataataaatgacaaaacacaaggACAAGGAAAATTACTGATGATTAGACTGGCTAACCCATGGGTAAAGGATGAATGGAATGGTCCATGGTCTGAAAA